Part of the Olsenella profusa DSM 13989 genome, CGAGGGTGTGCAGGTGGAGCGTGACGCGGGAGGCTCCGGCTTCACCATCACGCTGGCAAGCGACGGTCAGACCCTCGACCTCACCTCCACGCGCCTGCATCTGAGGGACCTGGCGGGCAACCCCCTCGTGGACCCCGACGACCCGAACACCGAGGGCCTGCTGCTCTCGGGGCTCATGACGGGCGACGGCAAGCCCCTCGCCAAGGACACCACGGACATCGTGGTGGACACCACGGCACCTGTGGTCTCCGTCTTGTATGACAACAACGACGCCCGTGGGAGCTACTACAACAAGGCGCGCACGGTCACCATCACGGTCGTGGAGGGGAGCTTCTCCTACATCCGCGACAATGACGCGGAGCGCGCGATCGCCACCATCGGCGTGGACGGCACCACGCACGACGTGACGGCCAGGCAGTTCGAGAACCCCTCGGGCGACGGCGTCACCTGGGTGTACACGGAGGAGCTCTCGCAGGACGGCGACTGGACGGTGGACGTCTCGCTCACCGACCCCGTGGGCTACGCCTCCAACGAGGTGCACGACGCCTTCACCATCGACACCCTCGCCCCCATGATCACGGTGGAGTTCGACAACAACGACGCCCGCAGCGGCATGTACTTCAACCGTCCGCGCACGGCCACGGTCACGGTGCGCGAGCGCAACTTCGACCCCTCGCTCATGGGCGTCTCCGCCTCGGCCAAGGACGCCTCCGGCAACGCCGCGGACGCCCCGGAGGCCAGCGGCTGGAGCGCCACGGGCGAGGAGGACACCTGGTCGTGCACGGTTCACTTTGGGGGCGAGCTCCACTACGGCCTGTCCGTCTCGGCGGCGGACCCCGCGGGCAACCAGGCGGAGGCCTACGAGGTGCCAGAGTTCGTGATCGACATGACGCCGCCCCAGGCCTCCATCGAGCACGTCGAGAACAAGACCGCCTATGCCGGCGAGATCGCCCCATCCCTGAGCATGAGCGACACCAACCTCTCCATCGGGAACTCCAAGTACAGCCTCACGGGTGCCCACTCCGGCAAGGTGGACTACATGCGCGGCATGGAGACCTCCTACTCCGACACCAGCGAGTCGGTGACCTATGCGGACTTCGAGCACAAGGTCGAGCGGGACGACGTCTACACGCTCGCCGTCCACGCGGAGGACCTCGCGGGCAACGCCTCGGACGTGACGCGCGTGTTCTCGGTCAACCGCTACGGCTCCAACTACCTCTACTCCGATGCCACGGCGGGCATCCTGGGCGCGTACCTCAGGATTCCCCAGGATGTGGTGATCACCGAGATCAACGTGTCGGGCCTCGACGACGATGGGACGCACGTGGAGCTGGCGCACGACAGCGAGGTCACGGACCTCATGGAGGGCGCATCCTACACCACCGAGACGGCGGATGACAGCGGCTGGAGCAAGACCACCTACACCATCCCCGCCTCCAACTTCTCGCAGGACGGCTACTACCGCGTGATGATGACGTCGCATGACAAGGCCGGCAACCTGGCCCAGAACACCATGGGCAACAAGGACGCCACCCGCGAGCATGCGGCCGAGGTCAACTTCGCGGTGGACACCACGGCACCAACCGTGGGCTTTGCCGGCGCCAAGACCGGGGGCGTCTACTTTGGGGCCAGCCACGACGCGCTCCCCCTGGCGGGCGACAACCTGGCGCTCGACCGCGTGACGCTGCAGGTGGACGATGGCGAGCCCGAGGAGCTCTCGCCCGACGAGTTCGCCGGGGGACCCGCCTCGCTCCCGATCCCCGCCGACGCGAAGCTCCACACCCTCACGATCGCGGCCTACGACAAGGCGGGCAACGTGCACTCCACCACCCTCGGCTCCGTTGCCGTCGCGCCCAACTGGGTGGAGTACCTCAAGGCGAACCCCAACCTGCTGTTCGCGTTCGTCGCGTTCGTCGTCATGGCCCTGGGCCTTGCGGCCATGGGCATCGTGCTGGGTGTGAGGCATCACCGGGCCACGGAGGGGCTGCGCAACCCCTTTGGCCACTAAACTTGGTCGTCCCCCGCGCGAGCGGGTGTCGATATACCGTCAAGCGTGCCTGCGGGCACACGAGAGAAAGGAACGGCAATGGCAGGACAGATTAGGATCACGCCAGATCAGATGCGCGACCGTGCGACCCAGTATCGCACCGAGGCCAGCAACGTGGGCGATGTGATCCAGCACATGGACTCGCTCCTGCAGGCCCTGCAGGAGGAGTGGGAAGGCAGCGCCGCCCAGGCTTACTCCAGCCGCTTCCAGGAGCTGCGTCCCGGCTTCGTGAAGGCCCAGGACCTCATCACGGAGATCGCGCAGTCGCTCGACGCGACCGCGCAGTCGCTGGAGGAGACCGACTCCAACATCGCCGCGCAGTTCCGCGGCTAGGTTCAGACCGGGGTCTGGATAGCGTGATCCCGGTGCCGGGGGCGGCGCCCGCCCCCGGCACGTCGCACGTCGCTTCACAGCGAGGAAGGTTTGCCCCATGTCGACACTTGCAGAGCTTGAGGCACGTGAGGCAGCTTGCAGGGACGAGATCGACCGTCTCACGAAGCGGCTCGAAGACCTCTATGAGGGGCGGGAGGACGTCTCGGTCCTCTCCCGCCGGTTCCAGGAGGAGATGCAGCGCAGGTACCGGGTTGCCAGCAGCGCGGCCAGCCTCTCGGGCCTCCGGATGGGAGCGCGCTACGCGGAGATGGCCACCGGCCTGCTCACGCACGAGCTTGGGCCCGCAGGGGATGACGCGCTTGCCAGCCTGGACGACAAGATCGCACGTCAGGCAGACCGCACGGAGGAGGATCTGCGGCGAGCGCGCGCCCTTCTGAGGGGCATTCGGGCGGACATGGAGCAGGAGCGGCTGCGGCTGCGTCGCGAGGAGGCCGAGCGGCGAGCCCAAGAGGTCCGTACGCAGGGCACGTCGCTGTGGTGAGAGGATGATGACCGTGGGATTTCAGGTGTATGACCAAGAGCTTGCGGATGTGGTGTCCAGCCTCACGAAGCGTGCTCACACCCTGTGCGAGGCGGCGGAGACGTACATCGAGACGTTGGACATCCTCGTGGCGACGGGCATCCAGTCCGCAAACTTCTCGGATGCCATCGCGGATGTGCCTCCACAGGTCATTGCCGCGGTCGCCTCCATGAAGGAGGCGCTGGGCGGCTTGCCCTCGCAGGTGAACTCGTTCATAGAGGGCCTCGATGCGGCCGATGCCGACTTCGACTGAGGAGGGCAGACATGGCAGCCAGCGGACAGATTACCGTCACCTACCAGAACGTGGATGAGGTCATTGCCAGGCTTGCGATCCTCGAGAGCGACTGCAAGCAGGGGACGGGCGTGCCGGAGGTCTCGAGCACGGGCGAGGGTGCGGCCGCGCTTGTGGCGCTCGGCGGCAGCCTCGATGCCTGTGCCAAGGCGCTGGGCAGCGTCATCTCCCGCACGCGCTCGAGGCTCCAGGAGGCCAAGGCCGACTACCAGGATGCCGACTTCGCTGCGGCAAGCCGGATGGAGGCAATCGCACGCGGGCAGGATCCCGACGCCCCTTCGAACGTGCCCAAACCGGAGGATGCGATATCGCCTCGCATACGGGAAGGTGGGGCCAATGGGAACCAGTAGGGGACGCATGGGCAGGGCCGCCGCGGCCTGCCTGGTGGCGGCGGCGTGCGCGGCCGGGACGACGGCGTGCTCGAGCCCCGAGCAGGGTAACCCGGCCGAGCAGCCCACACGTGTCGCGGACCTCAGGCCCGACCTCTCGAGCGACGAGGTCACGGATCGCGACCTCGCCATGGCGGAACAGCTCGGGGCGCCCGACGACATCATCTCGTCCCTCAAGGAGGGGACGTGGCCCTCGTCCATCTCGCGGAAGAACGTCCGCTATGCCGAGGCGGCGGAGGACTACCTCCGCCTGCGCTATGGCACCTCCTTCGCGGCCTACGATTGCTTCATCTCCACCTGGATCATCCAGGACTACAACGTCATCAACCTCCGGGCGACGGAGGGGGAGCACGAGGGGGAGAGCTGCCGCGTGGAGATCTGGGACGCGGATGACCCCCGCTGGCGGGACGACTGGCTGCCCAGGATCGTCGGGCCGGAATGGGAGTCCATGGTCGCCGCTGCCGCCCAGCCCGTCCTGGAGGGGCTACCCGAGGGGACGTGGACGAGCTCGGTGCACATCTCGACGGCGACGACGGTATCGTCTCGAGTCGAGGGGACGACGGTTGCCGAGGTGGGCAATGGGGTGTACGGGTCCATCTCCGTCTCGGTCGTAGAGTCCTGCCCGTTGAGTGACGAGCAGCTTGAGCAGCTCCTGAACGACTTGACTTCCGTTGAGGAGGAAACGGGACTTAACGTGGGCATCTACGTTGATCGGGTGGTGAACCCACCCGAGGGCCAGGCGTTTGACGAGGCGTACGTCTCTGGTCTCTCTGGGGAGGGAGGCTTCCTTTGGTCTCGGCATAAGGAAGTGAACAAGAATGAGCATCCCTATCCATAGGGGCATCCGTGTCCGCTTGGACGACTTGCATGTGCCAGGAATTGATTGGGGGAAGTGAGAAGCATGTCGCTGCGTCCAGATGAGCTTGCCCAGCTCAGTACCCTGATATACCAGTCTGAGTTCCAGAATGCATGCGCACGTGCGCTCGATGGGGCCGGCAATAGACCGGTGACCCTTGGCGACGTCGTCGCGTCCATGCCTGCGGACGGTGGGGACGAGTGGACGACCCCTGACGGCTACGATGCCCTGAGGCAGGCCGTCTCCTCTGACTCGCGTCTGTCCGACCTCACGGTGTGCGACTTCACGTCGCCCGGTGTTCCCGTGGAAGGCAGGACCACGCAGACGAGCCACTGCATGGCCCTCACCGATGGCGACGGGACGCTCTACGTGGTCTATAGGGGTACGGATGGCGAGCACGGGGAGTGGCGCGACGACTTCGAGGGCCTCAACGAGGCGGACACGGATTCCCAGCGACGTGCCGAGGCCTACCTTGACGAGATGCTGGCGCTGTATGGTGGCCAGCATGTCGTTGTGACGGGACATTCCAAGGGCGGCAACAAGGCGCAGTACGTTACCGTGGTGGACGGCCGCGTGGACGAGTGCTACTCCTTTGACGGCCAGGGCTTTGGCAACCCGTTCCTCAGGAAGTACGAGGAGCGCATCGCTGCCGTACGGGGCAGGATCCATGCCTACAACCAGGAGGGCGACTATGTGAGTGCCCTCATGGCGCCCATTGCTGGGGACACGCACTACACCAACGGCGGCTCCCAGGCCCAGGGCATCACGGGACTCCTCCAGACGCTGCTGCGCGGGGACGGCAACTTCCAGCTATCCAACCATGCGCCCCTCAACCTCTTCTCCTCGGACACAGACCTGTCGCTCGACCTCACGGGCACGCGGACCGACTACTCCCGCACCATCAACGACTTCACGACATGGGTGTCCGAGAACGTCCCTGCCGACATGCAGGCCCTGGTCATCGAGTTCCTGAGCGACTGCGCCGAGGGCAGGCAGTCCGAGGCGCTGGACGATCCCGAGAAGGTTGCCGCGCTCATGGCGGTCCTCACGAGGTACCCAGGAACGCAGCGCCTGCTTGAGCAGCTGGCTGGAACCGACGGCGCCAATGACGGGGCGCTTGCCTCGAGCGGCGTCGGCACGGGCGTCAACGCCGCTGCCGCCGTGCTGGTTCGACTGGGATGCGACTCTGGCATCATCGCGACAATTGTGTCTGCCAGCAATGGTGCGGGCGCGTCGCCGGCGGGCGCCACGGGTGGCGGCGGGGAGTGGGCCCGCGCGTACGCCTCGGCCTACGCAACGGACTGCGCGAGGATAGATGCCCACGTTGCCGCGGGGGAGCAGGCGACCACCATCCAGGTGAGGCAGTCGCTCGTGCGCGACTGGAGCGACGAGTACAAGGAGAAGCTGCTCTCCATCGTCCAGGAGGTCGATGAGGAGGAGGTCTGGGACCCAACCCACTGGGACGTCTGGTACCGGATCGAGTCGCTGGGCGGTGGCCTCACAGCGGAGAACTGCCAGAGCGACATCGACGGCTACCTTCGCAAGCAGATCGACATGAACGGCGTGAACGCCCAGAAGATCGAGGAGGCGTTCCAGAAGGCCGCGGAGCTGGATGGTACCATGGGGACGAACGCATCTGCCATCGCCGAGGACCTGGATGGTGCCACCGAGGCGCTTGGCCAGATCCTCGGGGAAGGAGCCCAGTGAGCGTGGCAGCGACCCTGGCGGATCCCTGGTGGACCGTCGTCATGGTGGCGGGCGGCAGGCGCTTCGCCTGCACGCTCGACGCATCGGACAAGGCGGAGCGCTACCTCTCGGCCACGGGCGAGACCGTGCGCGAGAGTGCCCTCGCGCGCCTCTCGGCGGCGGAGGGCGGCGTGCGGCTGACCCCGCTGGGCTCGTCGACGCTGCTTCTGGAGGACGGCTCCGAGGCGGAGGAGCTGCTGCTTTCGGCGGGCAGCGCCACGGCCACGGCCACGCTCACGGACGCCCGCACGGGCGAGGCGTGCATCGTCTACCTGCGCTCGTGCGACCCGGGTGCGCGCCGCTTCCACAAGATGGCGCTCACGGGGGACTGCGAGCTGCTCATAGGCGGCGACGAGGGGTGCCAGCTGCGCTACGCCTCCCGCTGGGTCTCGCAACGCCACGCGGAGCTCAGGTGCCGCTCGGGCGTCTTTACCGTGCGCGACCTGGGCAGCACCAACGGCACCTTCGTGAACGGCGCGCTGCTGGCCGGCGGCGCCTCGCGGCAGCTGGCGCCGGGCGACGTGGTCCAGGTGCTCGACCTGTGCGTGCAGGTGGGGCGGGGCTTCCTCTCGCTCAACGCGCCCCAGGGGCTCACGGAGGCCCTGGAGGGGCTGGCCGTCCCCATACGCCACGCGGAGCTGGTGCGGCGCGCTCCGGAGGCGACCCCCGCCGACCGCATCCCCGCGCAGCGGGAGTTCTGGCCCGCGCCACGCGTGGTGCGCTCTGTGCAGCGGCGCGCCTACAACGTGGAGGAGCCCCCGGCCGTGCACAAGCCGGACGACTCCCCGGCCATCATGAAGATGGGCCCCTCCTTCCTGATGGGCCTGGCGTCCATCTTCATGGCGGCCAGCGCCGTGTCGCGCATCATGGGCGGCGCGGACGTGCTCTCATCGGCACCCTCCATCGCCATGTGCGTCTCCATGATGGGCGGCATGGTGCTGTGGCCCCTCATCGCCCGCCGCTACGAGCGGCGCAAGGCGGTGCGCGAGGAGGCGCACCGGCGCTCGGCCTACTCCGACTACCTCGCCGCGCTGGAGCGCACCTTCATCAAGGACGGGCGGGAGCAGTCCGCGATCCTGCGGGAGAATCGCGTGGACGCGCGCACGTGCCTGGGCTGGGTCCACGGCCGCGATGAGCGCCTCATGGGCCGCGGCTCGCGCGACGCGGACTTCATGCAGCTGCGCGTGGGCACGGGCACCCTGCCCCTGGAGGCGGACTTCCGCTGGCCCGAGATGCGCTTCTCGCTGGACGCGGATGACCTGGTGGAGATGGCGCGCCGGCTCTCCGACCGCCCGCCGATGCTGGAGGACGTGCCCGTGGCGGTGGACCTCCTGGAGGATCGCACGCTGGGCGTGGCGGGCGACCCCGCCAGCCGCTGGGCGCTCGCGCGCTCGCTCGTGCTGCAGGCCGCGGCGCTCTACGCCCCCACGGACGTGCGCATCGCCGCCATCGTGGGCGAGGGCGAGCGCGACGAGTGGGGCTTCCTCGCGCAGCTGCCGCACACCCTCTCCGCCGACGGCCGCATGCGCCTGGTGGCCACGGACGCCGCTGGCGTGCGCGAGCTGGGCGCGCTGCTCGCCCGCGAGGCCGCCGGCAGGCGCGGCGGTGCCGAGGGCGGCCGCTGCCTGCTCCTGTGCTCCGACCGCGGCCTCTGGGAGGCCTCCGACGTGGTGGCGGACCTGCTTGAGGCCGAGAAGGACCTCGGCGTCTCCCTGGTGTTCCTGGCGCCGGACGTGGCGGGGCTGCCCTCCGAGACCGTGCGCGTGGCGGAGGTGGGGCCCCGGGAGGGCAGGCTCTACGCGCGCGAGGACGCCTCCTCCACGCTCGTGGACCTCGCCATGGACGCGCCGGTCACGCCCGCCGAGGCGGCGCGGGCCGCCTCGGCGCTGGCCCGCGTGGGCCTGGGCGCCGGCGACGCCGCCTTCGCCCTGCCGTCCTCCCTGGGCTTCCTGGAGATGCTCGGCGTGCGCGACGCGGCCGACCTCTCCGTGGGGGCCCGCTGGGAGCGGGCCGACGCCTCGAGGAGCCTGGCCGCCCCCTTCGGCGTGGACGCGCGCGGCATGCCCGCGGTGCTGGACCCCCACGAGGCCTTCGACGGCCCCCACGGGCTGGTGGCCGGCACCACCGGCTCGGGCAAGAGCGAGCTGCTCGTGAGCTGGATCCTCTCCACCTGCGTGGCCTTCCCGCCCGAGCAGGCCTCCTTCGTGCTGGTGGACTACAAGGGCGGCGGCCTGGCCGACGCCTTCTCGCGGGAGGGCGCGGGGCTGCCGCACCTGGCGGGCACCGTCACCAACCTGGACGGGGCGTCGGTGGCCAGGAGCCTGGCCTCCATCCGCGCCGAGCTCGTGCGCCGCCAGCGGATGCTCGCCGGGGCCAAGCGCGCGACGGGCGACGCCGCCATGGACGTCTCCTCCTACCAGCGCCACTGGGCGGCCGGCGACGTGGCCGAGCCCATGCCCCACCTCTTCGTGGTGGCCGACGAGTTCGCCGAGCTCAGGCAGCAGGAGCCCGAGTTCCTGGACGCCCTGGTGTCGGCCGCGCGCATCGGGCGCTCGCTGGGCGTGCACCTGGTGCTGGCCACGCAGCGCCCCACGGGCGTGGTCACCGACCAGATCCAGGCCAACTCCCGCTTCCGCGCGTGCCTGCGGGTGGCCGACGCCGCCGACTCCAAGGAGATGGTGAGGCGCCCGGACGCCGCGGCGCTGGAGGGCGCCGGCAGGCTCATCCTGCTCGTGGGCTACGACGAGCGGCTGCTCCAGGCCCAGGCCGCCTGGGCGGGCGGCCCCTACGACCCCGCCGGCGCCGGCGGCGACCGCGCCGTGGAGGCCGCCGGCTCCCCGGGAGCCCCGGTGGCCGCGCTCCAGCCGCCGGCCCCCGCCGGCGCGCGGGCCGCCGCCGGCCTGACCGAGCTCGACGCCGTGCTGGGCGAGCTGCGCCGCGCCGCGGGCGGCAGGGCCGCCCGCAGGCTCTGGCTCGACCCCCTGGAGCCGCACCCCACGGTGGAGGCCCTCAGGTCCCGCTACCCGAACGCCCGCTCCGGCGACGCCCCCTGG contains:
- a CDS encoding WXG100 family type VII secretion target; translated protein: MAGQIRITPDQMRDRATQYRTEASNVGDVIQHMDSLLQALQEEWEGSAAQAYSSRFQELRPGFVKAQDLITEIAQSLDATAQSLEETDSNIAAQFRG
- a CDS encoding Mbeg1-like protein, whose product is MSLRPDELAQLSTLIYQSEFQNACARALDGAGNRPVTLGDVVASMPADGGDEWTTPDGYDALRQAVSSDSRLSDLTVCDFTSPGVPVEGRTTQTSHCMALTDGDGTLYVVYRGTDGEHGEWRDDFEGLNEADTDSQRRAEAYLDEMLALYGGQHVVVTGHSKGGNKAQYVTVVDGRVDECYSFDGQGFGNPFLRKYEERIAAVRGRIHAYNQEGDYVSALMAPIAGDTHYTNGGSQAQGITGLLQTLLRGDGNFQLSNHAPLNLFSSDTDLSLDLTGTRTDYSRTINDFTTWVSENVPADMQALVIEFLSDCAEGRQSEALDDPEKVAALMAVLTRYPGTQRLLEQLAGTDGANDGALASSGVGTGVNAAAAVLVRLGCDSGIIATIVSASNGAGASPAGATGGGGEWARAYASAYATDCARIDAHVAAGEQATTIQVRQSLVRDWSDEYKEKLLSIVQEVDEEEVWDPTHWDVWYRIESLGGGLTAENCQSDIDGYLRKQIDMNGVNAQKIEEAFQKAAELDGTMGTNASAIAEDLDGATEALGQILGEGAQ
- a CDS encoding FtsK/SpoIIIE domain-containing protein, whose translation is MAATLADPWWTVVMVAGGRRFACTLDASDKAERYLSATGETVRESALARLSAAEGGVRLTPLGSSTLLLEDGSEAEELLLSAGSATATATLTDARTGEACIVYLRSCDPGARRFHKMALTGDCELLIGGDEGCQLRYASRWVSQRHAELRCRSGVFTVRDLGSTNGTFVNGALLAGGASRQLAPGDVVQVLDLCVQVGRGFLSLNAPQGLTEALEGLAVPIRHAELVRRAPEATPADRIPAQREFWPAPRVVRSVQRRAYNVEEPPAVHKPDDSPAIMKMGPSFLMGLASIFMAASAVSRIMGGADVLSSAPSIAMCVSMMGGMVLWPLIARRYERRKAVREEAHRRSAYSDYLAALERTFIKDGREQSAILRENRVDARTCLGWVHGRDERLMGRGSRDADFMQLRVGTGTLPLEADFRWPEMRFSLDADDLVEMARRLSDRPPMLEDVPVAVDLLEDRTLGVAGDPASRWALARSLVLQAAALYAPTDVRIAAIVGEGERDEWGFLAQLPHTLSADGRMRLVATDAAGVRELGALLAREAAGRRGGAEGGRCLLLCSDRGLWEASDVVADLLEAEKDLGVSLVFLAPDVAGLPSETVRVAEVGPREGRLYAREDASSTLVDLAMDAPVTPAEAARAASALARVGLGAGDAAFALPSSLGFLEMLGVRDAADLSVGARWERADASRSLAAPFGVDARGMPAVLDPHEAFDGPHGLVAGTTGSGKSELLVSWILSTCVAFPPEQASFVLVDYKGGGLADAFSREGAGLPHLAGTVTNLDGASVARSLASIRAELVRRQRMLAGAKRATGDAAMDVSSYQRHWAAGDVAEPMPHLFVVADEFAELRQQEPEFLDALVSAARIGRSLGVHLVLATQRPTGVVTDQIQANSRFRACLRVADAADSKEMVRRPDAAALEGAGRLILLVGYDERLLQAQAAWAGGPYDPAGAGGDRAVEAAGSPGAPVAALQPPAPAGARAAAGLTELDAVLGELRRAAGGRAARRLWLDPLEPHPTVEALRSRYPNARSGDAPWELDPLVGELDDPARQEKRALTLPLSREGNVAIYGHASSGKEDLAVSLLWNMLDVDPDEACAYVVDAGAGALLAFGGAPQVPDAMPANDAERVSNLFKYLRKTMSDRRAALGRGYAGLDDYNAQHEGADRMYSIAVVLNGVAELFELVPSVEDRLDSLMREGPRYGIHFVLLADTQRDVRFRMRANVGQSLVMALADESDYLAILGSIRGAALPEGNGRGLVRQGDDLYMFQCAYACGEGVPVQAAISERVADEIDRWGSTATRRVPTLPEVLTPSLLPRGDYGSGLPVGIMGDDFMPVVLGRSREHANLVCATQAFQCIPFMQACAAVAHERGWDVVIVDPAGILGAVPWWAVSSPAAMTLGSHEGDGGKRLVLVPDARSAFDGPAEAQLASAVCDGGRGDMLLLAAASASDLNAIQAHQWGQRLMFRNGVIWLGTGLASAYALQVVTPASQLRENMGEGGGCYIRDAQARPSKFVAVSDDDWGP